DNA sequence from the Ramlibacter agri genome:
GCGATGGCGCTGTGTTTCGCGATCGGCCTGGCGATCGGCTTCCCGGCGCTGCGCGTGCAGGCCCTGTACCTCGCCTTTGCCACACTGGGCTTCAACACCGCGGTATGGCTGGTGCTGCGGAACGAGGAGTGGCTCACCGGCGGCACCTTCGGCATCAACAACATCGCGCGGCCCTCGCTGTTCGGGCTGGTGCTGGACAAGCCGCTGGCCTTCTACTACTTCACGCTGGGCGTGGCCATCCTGCTGGCCTGGTGGCTGTGGCGTCTGCTGGCCTCGCCCTGGGGCAAGGCCTTCACGGCCCTGCGCGACAACCCGATCCGCGCGGAAAGCCTGGGCATCGATACGCGCGCCTACACGCTGCTCTCCTTCGCCATCGGTGCCGTGTATGCGGGCGTCGCGGGCGCCCTGTTCGCGCCACTGGTGGAGTTCATCGAGCCGGCACCTTTCGGCGTCAGCACCTCGATCATGATGTACCTGATGGTGGTGGTCGGCGGCGCCGGCTACTTCTTCGGCCCGCTGCTCGGGGCCGCCGTCGGCGTGCTGCTGCCGGAATGGCTGCGCTTCGCGCAGGGCTGGTACCTGTTCGTGTTCGGCGTGGCGGTGGTGGCCTTGATGCTGTGGCTGCCGGATGGCCTTCTCA
Encoded proteins:
- a CDS encoding branched-chain amino acid ABC transporter permease — translated: MTPPEAPSAPPPQGGATSGPAKPVPQWHASKPVILAVLTLVLLAVPPFLKNYGIYLFTYWLVFVIATMGLNLTVGYAGQKSLGHAAFFGIGAYTVAILMKAGVSFWLGLPAAMALCFAIGLAIGFPALRVQALYLAFATLGFNTAVWLVLRNEEWLTGGTFGINNIARPSLFGLVLDKPLAFYYFTLGVAILLAWWLWRLLASPWGKAFTALRDNPIRAESLGIDTRAYTLLSFAIGAVYAGVAGALFAPLVEFIEPAPFGVSTSIMMYLMVVVGGAGYFFGPLLGAAVGVLLPEWLRFAQGWYLFVFGVAVVALMLWLPDGLLSIPERLRARRLAKAARAAALAEPVEAQA